The DNA segment cagtaagagaatcttgggcacgggggcgtgttgagtgagcacggccccgtgtttagcttactgtctgacttaaaacaggattgccagttccaatgattgagcacgggggcgtgttcagcgggcacggcccgtgctgagctctgcagaaggtgaaaaactaagaaaatcctaaaaaaattaaaaagaaaaataaaaatatgattcgGCCgatgattcctaactttcttaaaatccttgtgtccccggcagcggcgccaaaaacttgatgtgtgttggtgtgtatataatttagatatataattaagccctttttacacctttagccaagttttaaatttataaaacacgatattcactaacactaaacacacatatgggcaagtgcgcccatcgtggacgtagtatagtgttggtaagataccgaggtcgtccaaggacacaagagcttttagtaccggtttatcctcaacgtctaatcaaatcaaaaagttagaaaaatgtttttaaactaagaaaataaaaactaactaaatgctgaaaaataaaagtaaaataaaaacagatagacaagatgaatcacttggatccgactcgtgtattagtataacctttgattattttcgcacttttgcacttgtttaagagattatcttagttattgtagtaggcccctcttttgaaggcgacgttaccctcaacccagtagtttgagtcagcaagtatacaatcctaaagggttggattattggaagataatgaattaagttactaatgcaaattgtggtaggccccgcttttggcggtgacgttaccctcggctaagtagtctgagtcagcagggatacagtcctaaatagccgggttatagtattaatagtagttaacttatgagggggtcaaagagtttggatcccctccatccaatacctatgggcattgaaggagatcctactaaatttgacccaggtcccttgcaggacctctaaacgctgaacaagggcaagacccttaccaaaccgttcccttaacccccgatcaggtagccaacatacctccatatagaccgtggagatatgaatggtgaaaatcttttattttatatagacagtaaaataatgccaagacaccacggacaaacgataaagaaagatcaccttcaacataagcaactaattattaaagtcattaatacaaaaccaaataaaaagtgcaaaagattaaaaataaaaagtattatactaaacacttgtcttcaccaagtgatgtaagaggcttaggcaaacatggccttgattgtcaagaactcttactatcaatcttggatcccgagacgactcacacactctacgatggacaatggatgatggtggtggatgatggtgttatggtggtggtgggtggtggatgaagtgtgagagaggtggtgtgctaagggatgagttggaatgaaaccaagcactcttatttataggctgaatagaaggctgggcacggccccgtgtccgctggacacgcccccgtgcccgtctgacactctctctcttcattaattgtaattcgcaattacaattaatgcgcctgctgtactttcgccatgcccccgtgctcactggacacggccccgtggtgggcaatagaagcttctacaggtttgtcttttctgctgcttcttgggcacggccccgtgctggctgagcacggggcgtgttcaggcttctgttttctcttctttgcttgggaggatgccgttgagggttcgggcagtctacttttattccttttcttgtatttatgttagaattagctgtctttttgcttcttttgtgaatttgagctcatttcatcctggaaatacaaaaggaagacaaaaacactctttttccaacattagtacttaaaaagggttagttttatgccttatttgatgtaatttatatgttgcattttacacacatcaatcgaCAAGAGTAGGTTAGTGTTTTACGTGCATCAAATCCGGTGTGTCTTATACTGGTTCTGAATTTACAGAGCCCAAACATGGCTTCATGGATAATGGCAACTCAAAAAACCAAAACCATAAAACTTCAGCTGCATGTACACATTCATTAAAGAAGGATGGATTTCAAATATGGAGTTTGGGTCGATTCTTTGACGGTGGTCAGGCATCGTGACGACAAGCGAGCGGGCGAGAGGTTGGTGCGGTAATTATCGTTCTTGCCATAATTTTGTGACATGTTCTATTAGTTAATTCTTATGATATCAGCTATTTTTAATGGTTCAGGTGTCTGTCGCATATTTTCTTACATCATAATTGACTATCTTTGGATACAATGTGTTGTAACAGGTTATAATGGGCACGCAAGATAGAAGGTGTTGGTGTGTTTGCAGTTGAGCTGTTTTTAACAAAAGATATTGTCATCTCTATCTCCATCTTCTAAACCTAAAAAACAGTCAACGACAGATCTTCTTTGATTCGCAGGGAAGGGAAGGCAAGGTTTAATCAGCAGGTAAGCTTCGATTAGCCACCATTTCTTCTCTATTACATTTGAATTGTTGCTATTATGGTCGTCGAAAATGTGATCTCGAGCGAACATGACCGCGAATTATGTGACTATGCCCGTTGATCTCTGAATTTCTGAATGGAAAAATGCTTATAAATTGAGAAATATATAGTCATAGTTGGGAAGAAACAAGAAACCTGtttcttctttttcaaaataACCATTTTTTAAATCATCACCCGAATCCATTCTGACCCGAACCCTTTTTTAAGATCGGCTCATGCTGACCTGAACCTGTCCAAACCTGGCATGCCAGCCCATTTTGCAAGGTCATTCTTAAGTAAGTTTTTGACTTAAGGGTAAATTTGTTTGTAAATTATTAATGTTGCAGTATATGCTTCAAGTTCTTTTGAGTTTTCTCTTTTGTTATGTGTCATATTCAAATGAAAAAAAAGTGACATGACTGCAAATTTTGTTTAGAGGTTAAGAGTTGTTTTAAGTGTTTATCTTCTATCTTTGTGTGGAGGTTCGTTGTGTATTCTAGAGGATAGATAAGCAAGTGCAAAAATGGGAAAAGCATCGAGAGATAAAAGGGTATCATACTATCATTTTTGTTTTCATATCTTTTTATTTGTGATTGATCTCCTTTATAGTTTAATGTGCACATAGGATATCTATTACCGCAAAGCAAAAGAAGAAGGCTGGCGTGCACGAAGTGCCTTCAAGCTCCTTCAAATTGATGAGGAGTTCAACATCTTTCAAGGTACATTTCATATCAACTCACTCTGAGTTATTATCATTATTGAAATGATTTTTTTACCATGATGCAATGCAATTCTCATTTGGCACCTATGTTTGTTGTAGGAGTTAACGAGACCACCTACAAGCCAAACATGGATGTTGTATCCAACTCAACCTGCACCACTAATTGCTTGGCTCCTTTGGCCAAGGTACAACTTTATTTTAGTTTTCTGCAATTGTGATTTGTAGGAACGTTGTacgacctaaacgagtcgatcagaagagttttaatccgaatcaaaggcggaagtCAGTGATACGGacttgattacagcttgattcactttaaaatgtctcttgtattgatatgATAGTATTACAACACCTGGAGACAAtccggcagagcttcgctaccgaaTTCTGAATCGTTACATATGAAAGACCAAGAgctcctatatataggcatgcCAGTCCACATGAACTGACCGTCCCACTTCACATGGACTGGCTTTGCCACTTCACATGAACTGGCTTTGCCACTTCACATGGACTGGCTTTGCCACTTCATGTGAACTGGACCAAAATCCCTATAACCCTATTTTCTTGACTACTGAGCTCTGGTTTATCCTTTCTAATTACAATATaactgtaggaccggttttgacgccgttcgattgcgtaacgaacgtttcacgtgcggaatccgtgaacgtgcgtgaccgaacacacaataacgtactactaacgtgattccattgagaaatatgacaattccggtacaagattcacgtttacaaccactttctctctctagactttctctctctaaacttggatcTCCAAAAGTACAAATGTGGAGGAAAGTCTTCTAAAACCCTTACTAACTTCTAATCTTATGTCATCAacatcctatttataggccttggaattaatgagacttctcattaattaccaaaacgccacctTGCTATTTCTAACTAATtgtgacattatgcgcttgatttcttccggcttttcactacgactcgaattgacgaaggcgatagacaataaatgcatcaacaaactcccccttgtttattgccgcagtcaattcgtagtgaaactcgtagcgacttgtctttcttTAAATAAGACTCGAACGaggatgtagtcgacagacaactgcaccaacagactcccccttgaatgttgacggaatcttcagtgagagtcttcaaacatgacACTCTTCAATCTCGATCGGTCTTCTTTAGGATctcttcctggaatcatgtacccgGATCCTTCTCTCTCTTTTGAGTcttcttgcttgaacagaatcccgtTGGATCTGTCATCAGCTTCCattgctctctttcttcagaatcttcaggctccccctttcgtcaagcttccgtgcttttgggatcgatgCCTGGCTTTCCGTATCAACAAACTCAGAAACCTACATATCTCAACCTCTCTTATTACAAatcaataaagttgtgattcaacttaatgaatcaactaaacatttgagactcTTTTACATTTAAAAATTGATCAACTTTGAAACATTCCAAaatctgattcaaattaatgaatcatcttaaacatttcaaaccatttaaccaacctgtctgttcatcatgtttagccattgagattttgaatatcagcttttcaccatcagttgtcgaaaatctttttggatttttcatactatgaaacataaatgcaaagacagaaattaaatgtagaaaagaaatatgtacaaacatatttttgtgagtttgtgcaagaggatcatatcagtttttgagacacatcacaagtaccgttaagcttttaatcgttttaagttttaaacaatttacctagattgtcagtatattgatccactttaaattttcacacaaatttcaattgattcgagatacgatattaatgttttagaaacttgaacttaaatgtgtatcactccacttgaatatactcccgtatccagatcccaatgttcagtcttacaggtgtgtataccacagatgatatctgttaaggggttatgtgcgagggcc comes from the Helianthus annuus cultivar XRQ/B chromosome 4, HanXRQr2.0-SUNRISE, whole genome shotgun sequence genome and includes:
- the LOC110880539 gene encoding putative tRNA (cytidine(32)/guanosine(34)-2'-O)-methyltransferase; translated protein: MGKASRDKRDIYYRKAKEEGWRARSAFKLLQIDEEFNIFQGTFHINSL